Below is a genomic region from Asterias amurensis chromosome 4, ASM3211899v1.
AATATTGAGAGTCAACTGCTCCACTTTTAATTGACTAACTCATTTGATTGCCATGAGTTCTAAAATGACCCACATTACTTATTTCAGTGATGAGAGTCACTGCTGAGAAAAAATGTCTGAAACTGGTATCCAGATCATAGGAGCTACTGTACATTGAAATGATAGAAATTGCACTTTTTGGTCACCCCTGGAGTTAAAAGATTCAAATGAGCTTTTTGGAACAGTATGCATAGTGCCAGAAAAGTAGATCGAAGAGTATAACttatttaattttgagaaaaatacagCATCTTGATTACCAGGCAGACtttaaaagtctgaattcagataaaagtctgaaccATCTTATCCCTGTAaatatcaggcatgcaactgcaaCTTCAACTAGAAAGAGGAAATTACAGAATTGCAATGGTTTTGTATGTccagtatgttttttttctccctaaATTTGAATGGCACAAATGAGAATATCAGGGAAAAAAGGGAATTAAAGTTGTTGATGTGAGGTAAAGTTGCATACATGAAATATTAACCAACTCCTCCTAGACATTCTAGTGCATGCAAGAAGCCATTGATGAACCCTACAAAAATCACACAAGACTTTCCATTATGTTGTGATATCAAATCTAGTTACCTGGATGACCAGTGCTATCACCAACAGCGGTAAAAGCAGACGTCTTCTCCGGCATGGACTTAGTCTTGACCAGTTTGGCTTTCTTCTTTCCTTCCTGGGGAGGAGTCACGTCCAAGCTGTTGTTGTTAGCTGCTCCGGCCACAGCCTTGCTGTAGCTGCTTGGCCTGCTGCCAGCACCACCAGCTGCAGCAGACTCTGGGAACTGACTGGACTTGCTGGAGCTCTTAGATCCTCTACGGCTACCTGAAGGTTGGTCTGGGTGTTTGGCCTGTACTGGGAGCTGACGTCCCTGGCTACTGGGCATGGGTTTGGCCTGCTCCCACAGGGGAGGAGGAGAATCCTTGTCGACGTCACTGCTTGGGGTGCTGGCAGTCTCACTTGCACCATCAGTAGGTTTCAGAACAACTAaatagaagagaaaaaaaacgctCTTATAATAATTTAAATTATAGCGTGAGACAAGATGACACTAGCTGCATGATAGACCTTGCTTAGGTTAATATATACGATGTTTAAAGTatgtttgataatcactcttatattaatggcaatacaaattgttggttagaagcctatatCAGTTTTTACCatcagtaacatttctcagattgtgtgttcttATTATGGATTTTGGATTTTTTGTGGACATATTCGCTAAGTattttcggtgatatctcaaaaaacgcTCATTTGAAATGTGTGTTTTACTGTATATATCTTTTTTAGCTTGACATACCATGTTCTAGTTTGGCGGTCTTGAGAGCCTTCTTGGTTGCTTTAGCAGCGACCTTAGCCGCGATTGAATGAGGTGAGGTCGGTTCCTTGGAGTTCTGCTTGACACGACGCCCGGCTTCACTGTGGGGCACATATGGCAACTCCAAAGTACTGTGGGCCAAGTAATCAAAGAAAATATGAGCTCTTTAACTTGACAAAGTTTTAGGTTGGTTATATCTGAACACACAATTGTCAAGGAATAAGTTAATATTCATGATGGTTGTCAGTGCTTGGTGACCACTAGAATGCAAACACCTTTTTCAATAGTTATGCATTAAAAGAGttgatacatttttatttataaaaagtaGTTATTGGTCTGACATTTTGACAACAGCAGTgtatttcttgaaggctaaaacAAGACAACAAAAAGTATACTGGTGTAACAGAAGCAGTGTAGTGAAAAGAATGACAACAGAGAGAGAGGTAGAAAGCATCAAGAAAAAACAAGGGTGGACAATGAAGAAGAAGACATGGGGGTGGGTAGAGGGAAGAGACTGGTTTAACCACAAGAGGttgaaaacacaaaatcaaaGGTGGGAAGACGGagacaaaattataaataagtGAAATAAGATATGTGTGTACAATTGAAAGGCAGAGACAAAAGGTTACTAgtcatttccttcttggatgttccggttggtaagcagtttgccaCACCTCAATTTTTGTCCACATTTTAAATTGTATTATTCCAGGCGATTCTTCTTACCTTGGCCTGCAGACATCTCCATAGAATGCTGGGTCATCTTTGGTATTTTTGCGTGGCTTGGTACGGCTCTTGACATCTTCAAATTTGAAGTCGTCTAAGCCCATACCTCCCGCTGAGTGTGTCTTGTGTTTTGGTTTTGATGAAGCCCAGGCTGGCTCACCATCAGCTTGGTGGAAATGCTAAGAGATGGAGAAAAATCCATGATTAAGaaagagtattttttttttactcatttataCATCTTTATCATCTAGTGTCAACAATGGTTCCGAAGATGACCTTCATCCAAAATATATGCAAACCtttttactagtttcctcaTCTTGTAATACTCCTAGGGGTTCAAGTCATTGCTGGGGAAAAAGTTTAGAAACTAGGATCCACATGTTAGGTATGTTGAAATTATTGTGTTTCCACCTTTTGGAAACCCTACGATTTAGTTTTTTTAACAGTGTCATCAGAACTAGAGACAAAGATCAAAGAGGATTTCTTTATTGCATGAGGGAAAAAACATCTGATTTTCTTTGCCAGGCGGCATAACAAGTCTAAAATCATATAAAAGTTTGAACTTTCTCATCACTGTACTGATTTGTTATTGTCTGTACAATTTTATGAATAGAAAGTCGTACCTGTTTTCCACTTTTGTCAGATGGATCTGATTCTGTGTTGGAGCTCTCAGTGGAGATGGAGGAAGAGTCGTCTCTATCGACACCTTCCCGCATCATCTCCTCTTTACGTTTGCTCCCTGTTATCTTCTTCTCTTGCTCGTCTCTCTTGTTAGTCGTTGGTTTTGATTTACGCTTGCTATTTTTAGCTAATTTGTGCACGCTGGTGTCTAGGTCTAAGTTTTCTGGCTCGTGTCCATGAGGGTCCTCGACGGTTGCCGACGAGAGTTCCTCCACGAAGGTTGAGGAATGGTAATCTGGGTGTCTGTTATTGTTCTCTCGACTGTTCGGGTAGTCACTCCAATCTGCTTCCGCAGGTCGGCGACGCGACTTGCTGGACTTGCGGCTTGGAACGTCACTCGGTGATGGCGTAGCGCTGCTGTTTGGTGTGTTAAAACTGTTGCTTTGTTTAGAGGAGTTGTATGCGTTGCCGTTGACCCAACTGTTGACTTTAACGCGGTCCTTGTCAGGGGACAGTCGCCTTTCTGACTGACTTTTGGGTTCAGAGTGGCGTGTGTTGTTTGCAACAGAGCTGGCGTTTGATGATGGGGAGGAGGAGCGTCTTTGCCGGAAGGAGAACTTCTCACCAAGATTTGAAAGTACACCGCCAGATGAACTGTCAACACAAAAACCAAGATGAAAAGATTGTTAGTTGTTATAAAGTTGTTATAAATCAAATTGAAAACTAATGGTTTGACTCAAAATTTACTTGTATAACATGTAGCTGTTTGAGGCTGAAACTGACATAtgagtaaataaaataaaaaaatacccaacTCCCCTTACCTTAagagaaaacaattaaaaaagtaCAGAGAAAAAAgaacttttagaaaacaagaagtCTAAACCTTACCCTGTCTTTGCCCCTCCTCCCCCACTTGCCCCGCCTCCACCTCCTCCAATCTTAATACCAGATGCAATGTTTCTCAGATCAAACCGTTTCAGCTTGCTGACCTCACCGTTCTCCTCAGCACTGACCCGAACAGCCATGGGTTCAGTGAGCCGTAGTGCCTCTAGGTAAGACGCTGTCAAGATCCCCAGGAAAAGAATCCCCATGAGGATGACGGAGATGATATAGAGGAGGTGTTCCCACTGTGGGCGGGGCAATGCTGAGGAGCAGATGGATAACATGTGCAGAGGCAAAGTAGCGATTAGAGTGTACTCTAGTTCCTCCTGGCTGTAGGTTAACACCTTCAACTGACGAGTAATGCGAGACATGGTGAAGTCCGGAGTAAACCTGAGAAACAAGCGAGATAAAACAATTTAACACCTGTCATTGAGTATAAAGACTTTAATCATCTGCCATCTTTGTTTTATACCCAAATCAATGGCAAGACAATGGCAACATTGCCGGCTTTGGCAGTGGCTATAGTTGGAATGTCCCGTTCTACAACACTACTGTTGCAGCCAATAACCATAGCTGTTGTCAAAGTTGCTCAATTCCAACAGTACTGTTGCGGGAGCCCTTTAAAAATAACCCCAAGTCTGTGACATTCAAGGTTACTCTTAAACGTTTTTAATATATTGCCCAAAATCTGCAGACAATATGTTTACAAAGGAAAAGTAATCCCTAataggaacacacaatctgagaaacattttaaaatcaatttaaaatttttgaagATAAAAAGTGATCTCTTTTTTACATTactacattactttgaagtgctGCTATAGAAAACCACAAACTGAATTTGAAGGTAACGTTAGCAAAACTCTGAAATACTGAAACTCTGAAAACTCTGAAAGTACACTGGGCATTTCTGTCTTTGATATcatcataacaaaaaaagcaaaaaaagaaaaaggaaaccaCAAACTGAATTTGAAGGTAAAAGGTTAGCAAAACTCTGAAATACTTACGCTATATCTAATCTCTTGGTTTCATTTGGCTCCAGCTCCATGGGCCTACATTGTAACACTCTGAACCCGTAGCCATCGCAGTCATACCCGTtgattttaaaagttttaatgtGAATAGGCAACTGCCCTGTGTTTTTCAGTGTGAAGGATCGCTTCACCGTAAAGTTTGGGGGAACCCTGGCTTTTGGGGATGATCCtggatgaaaaaaacaaaaacatttaaacaatttaatctgatgtaaaaaattgtttaaaaaaaaacagggaaagtttattattataatttgtatttttttgacaatttaAAATCTTATTATTGCACGCCACAGTCTGAATTACAATACCAAttgtaaaacataaaacatttcaaactgCATCACATTTAACAAGATTTCCGAACATAAAATGGCATGAGCAAGCTGTGGGAATAATTCAGGTCTGTAAGGAAGAAACAGGACTGTTCATATGATAAGATGAAATATGGCTTGTTGActgcccaacttcataaagcaagtataatgcttagcagaaataggttaccagtcaaaatactaTACAGTTTACATTGCTACGACTGGTACCATACCCCACTCAATTCTTGCTTGGCAAAAATATAATTCTGcttgacagctttatgaaattgggccgaggggccgatttcacaaagcaatataattcattgcaagacaaattgtcagtattaccacagtgatttgtattgtgacatctaATTTAACTAGGCAACTACGattaatcttaactctttgtgaaatgggcCTCTGCTGGTCTAAAGGCCATGCCACACAGAGAATTGTTTAAAGGTAACTTGGAGGAAACCAACTGCACTGCATGCACAACGAACACTTTGCCAGCTTAAGATGTTCACTTTGCAGCAACTCACTATCCCCAAGAAAATAGGGAGgtgtggggttttttctttgagaatgtctggaactggttgcctgtaaattgccccaTGTGACATGCGCTTTAGATTTACTGCAGCATGGGAGAAATTGATGGACAAAATACTCACTATCACAGTCTACTAAATGCGTAGGTTTCAACTCAAAGAGTAGATTGCTGCTAGCGCTGGGGATCTTACTGTTAAACCTCAGCTCCCCACGTGCCCCTTGTCCCCTGACCATAAACGCATCCAGAATGGTCAGGTTATTCCTGCAAAAAGAAGTAACCATTACAAAACACACTCATGAGTAAGGAACAAGACCACTTGTAAACTGATCATTGATTATACTTATGTCTTTGTTTGCTTTATCATTAACACAATCTATTTCCTTAATACTTCTATCGTTAAACCTGCTAGCAGCCTTGGTGATTCTACGAAGCttcattaactttttattagTCAGTTTATAGAATCAGACAATAATTGTCTCTCTGCATTATGTGCACATACTGTTTATTTGTGCgttattgtatgcctatgtgGATTAATCGTTTTctgtattttgttgtaatttttaaatattttcagacatttttgtgacaataaaacaattgaattgaattgaattgaattattttaattaatacaAAACTGATTGACGAACACTTTGATCACTATCACTATCCAACTTAAAATATCATTATTTTCATAGAAAACACAGCCGTTGGTTAGTTTTGTTATAATACTATTGTGGGTAAAGATGGCTCAATGTATGTTTCTAGCACCTTCCACACTTACCTGATGAGAACTAGTGAGATGCGCTCCCGGCCATCGCTGGgtttaaagccaatggacacgGTAACATTCTGACGTGGTTTGATAGCAAAAGTCAGCGCTGTCCTATTGGGTTTCACACCAAACGTTTCTTCTATCGCACCACATGAAGTATTTTTAAGGCACTTTCCCGGTGAATCCTAAATGATCAACCGAATGAGGAAAGAAACGATCAATCCTTTTGTTCAACATAATATATGAATATTAGATGCATTTATAGCACATTGTCACAGAATATAATCACGAGTTgaaattgttcacaataaacACGAATTAAACACAAGCTCATCCACCCCACACTCTGAAAACTTTGTAACCCTTCTAAATAATGTGGATGGCTCCATGTTGTCTGTCGTTACACAACCTTGCATTGCTTGGATAAAAGAGCAGGTTTGACCATGAGAATTTATTAACCCGTCCTACATTCATTTCCATATAAAACAGTTACGGTAGTGAAATATCGCAGCAATAAATAAATGCCATAGTGGAGGACAACATGTGACCCATGTTCCAACAATCAAGTGTCCAGGTGCTTTGTGTGTGAGTTACATGacaacaaatacatttttacaggctgtacaatgtatgtagcaTCAATATTGTCCCATCTGATTCAAGTGTTGGCATTACAATCTTACCTTGTCTGTTTTGTTAGCCAAGTAGAAAACACCAGGATCATCTGTTTCTATCAACTCAGGGTCAAACCtaacaacaaataaaatcaacaatAAGAGTCGTAGTATAATAATATTGCAAAGAGTCAGTGGCAACCAGAGCAATTAATACATAGAGTTATatgtaagaactagagggcgcacgagtgatgcttcgtgcataaacgccacgggaccgcaagatgacaagcgcgtcattctgcacgcgcgttgaatatgaaatacacgtttgaggtttttttttattgaacgctcacgcgatgctgtttgttcaacttacaaaatggccgcacaaacactctgtgagatagctgttttgtcaacttagaaaatggccgcctgctcgcataccggggcgcgtttataggccagtgcgcgctctagttcttatatataactctatgaattAATATGAACATAAAGGAATATCCAATATCGCTTTGCACAAATAATGGAGTAGGACAAGTAATGGTGTGGGATCCAAATTCATTAAATAAATTGGAAATGGTACAACGGAATGTAAACATGCCAGGCAAGTGCATGCCTCAAAACTTTTTCATTAAGGGAAAAGAAAATTAGAGATCACCGCAACGGGAATACCCTTTAGTGACTATTTACTActgtataatcatcaccatAAGCTAATAAATGGCTGAAATTCTCCAGTGTTGGACACAATTTTTTCTTGTAGAAGTGTCTAAAAACACAAACGAAACAGAAACTTTGTCTTTTGTGTTTGAAATACGGATCCTTTTTTAACAAGGGAAACATTAGAAAAATGTCAATTCCAGTCATGACCTTTACTATGACTTTGAGTGgtacaaaggtcaaaggtcagatcTTGCAGTTGTTTGCAGTAGcaatgggcattttggtacacgTTCCAGCTGCTATGGTATCTAAAGAGTTAAAATATATAAGTACTGAGGATTTCAAACAGTCAAGGCTAAAGCAGTGGGCCTTGGAAGATTATCTACCATAGGCTCAATGCCTAGCAAGGACAAATTGACATCAGCACTCCACAAGGACAAACTGACACCAGTCAATcaggaaacaaataaacaaaccacaAACCTACCTGTCTGACAAAAAATCTAGTACTGATGTTGGTTCCTGATATAGTGCTATGGGCAGAAGTTGAACTATAATGAGTGTATCTGATGGGTTTAGAATCTGCACCTCAGATATCTGGGGAATCAAAAACATTCACAAATTTgcttgaatgaaaacaaaataaaaccaataGATAAAAACGCAAAACAAACAGCATAAAAAgtcatatttttaaataaaaaactaacacgtacaattataaaacatttgtcaaaataagtattaccatttaaaaagagttcgccattttatattttgaagttgtacatttaataataatataatattatacATACATGTTATGAGGGggtcaattaaattaaattcaattaaattcaagaaAAAAGATATATTTCCATACACTCATAGTAAGGAAACAATGtaacaaatcaaaaacaaagtCAAATAACCAAAATGAAGACACTGTTAACAGTATAGAAGAAATAGCAGTATGGCTGCTGATTAAGTCTGTCAAAACTTGTAGAAATCAGCCCTAGGCCAAGATCGACGGCCAAAGAGACAGACATGTTTAGTAGAGCGACATTATAGGTTTTCCCTGGGTGTTGTCTATGATcccttttttaaaatctttcctGTTAAAAACAATGTGGGGTGCACCCTACACAATGTAAAAACACCCCACAAGTTCAGCCCCTACATGTACCTAAAAAATCACCCCACAATgtctaagcacaaaatactaGACAGACACTGAGACTGGGCAGACaagtattggggggggggctaacaacaagtatatttaaaggcacttgccacctttggtagttgtcaaagaccagtattctcacttggtgtatcccaacatacacataaaataacaaacctgcgaaaattgtacttaattggtcatcaaagttgcaagagtatactgaaagaaaaaacacccttgtttcacaaaaatgtgtgtgccatcagatgcataataaagggCTTCacgcctgaagtcttttaaaatttgagttagaaattacctctttcacaaaaacttcacaaaaactTTGTACTTCAGAGCAAGCCATTTCTTATGGCAACAACTCTCCTtcgctctttaccaagtaagtgtttgtatgctaacaattattttcagtaattaccaatattgtccagtgcctttacacaGTAATACGAATAAGAAATATCTAAACAACTACAACGTAGACAATGAGAAACAGCTTAAGGAGAGAAAGTGACATCACGAGAAGGTATAccgttggtaatcactcttaaaattaatgccaataaaaacaaaatttggttacaagcctacagcagctttccatagtataaagcattttactttaaagtaatgtggttatgttatATTTGAATTTGAGTATTGTAAGTGTtgttaatgtttctcaaattgtgtataTGTAGCAGGAATTATTTGCTCCggttttcagcgatatctcaaaacgcGAACACCTTTTCAAATGAAACTTTCACGTTACTTTTAATAATGAACATCTACATTTACATAGGATTAAAACGATTGAACAgttttaaaaaccaaaggtaaactttGCCTCCAAGTTATTCAAAGTGACAAGAGAAATTcctgaaaatatgtgttgtTTCAATATTTAAAGGTCTGCAGAAAAATCAAGTGAAAACTTACACTAGTATTTTCTATGTAGGTGAGGGGAAACTCTATCTTGTCCTTGCGTATGAGTCTTGGCCATTCTAAAACCGCTGTAACTGGTATCTCCATATCTTTCACCAAGTTGCTATTTATCTTCAGCGTTGTATTAAATCTGGACAACAAAGAGAAATACAGCTTTAAAGAAATGTCCAAATAGACATGCTGCTGTTTGTAGACACAGCatcctctggtgtttctaagTAGAATAACCACTAAAGATGTTCATACTGTGAATTACCAAAAGGAATTTACAGCAGTAAGTGGCCGAGTAGTTTAGTGCATCtgattcaagttctggtggccaAGTTATTAGAATGTGGGTTTGGATCCCActcctgacacttgtgtccctgtgCAAGTCAATTTAATATGTATTTGCTTCTCTTCACGGGTgcatgggtacctgtgaggactgagatggttcttgtgatcgaTTTAGCTTACATGTAGTGTGCAGCACAGGCTGTTGTACTAAAAATATTGCCCCCTGAACGTGTCCAGAAGtatcgccgagagaaaagtcccaaaatttggacaattttagccgtttattttgttttaaagtttttattaatgggaataacagtgcgaggaccCAGCCttccttggttggtggctggcgctatTAACGGACCTTGCCTCTGGCTCGGTCTGTTAACAGCACCAGCCATCAACCCGGTCATTACTATGCAGTGAAGATTGGGTCCTCACACCGTTATTCCCTAATTACCGCAAACCTTGCTAGATCAAAAACCAACCatccaaagtttcaaatcctacaaatacTTACATGGTTTTTCCCATCTGCTCCAGACCAAGCCACCTGTTGTGTAGATGGCTGTAGAACAGCCTATCAACATCCTGTGTCTCGTCTGGCAATGCTAAAGAAGACAGCCACACTTCACCATCTAAAGGGAGAGAGGAAGAAGGGGAAGGAAATCATTGGGTGTGGATTTAGAATCGTAACATAAAACACACGGTAACGTGTAGCTTGCAACACTGAATGGGCCAACACTTCCAAATCAAACCTACACGCGCTAATAATCACACACTGATGTTTCTGCACTGtctctgggcccagtttcataaagctgttaagcagaagcAGAAAACACTTCTTAGGAAAATGTTTTGCGAAGCCAAAAATGAGTAAGGCATCAAACATTTCTGAAATGATACCTCTGTTGATCTAGCTAActgacatgggcccaatttcataaagcctgtaagcataaaaacttcctaagcacagacaaatcttgcctAACAGAAACTAGTTACCAGCCTAAACTCTATGATATGAAGTTTAgattgttgcaactggtacctcactcatttcttgcttagcaaagacatttgttCAAGAAGTTGGTTCAAGATCAAATGAAAATTAAAGTACTGCAATGCACAAACATACATAAAGAACTTGTTCCAGCTTTGTAAGAAACATACAATTGCATTAATCATCTAATTATTAGCAAGAATGGTAAAGTCTCAATTAgcgaatatttgaattttaacACTTACTTAGTGATTGCGTTGAAAGACCTACGTAACACATCTCTTCAATGTCACAGGCTAACCTGGGATCAAAAACAATCCGTCCAACCTGTGTGCAAGAATCAAATGACCagtaatacattttaaaatgtcttatTCCTAAACATAAAGAGAGTTACATTTCACAAGCAATTTggagaaaagtaaaaagttaaacaatgtcaacttaagtaaaataaatttgttgcaAAGCATAGTGTTTATATTTATGATACCGACATAAATATCTGtgatgcaaatttgttttctattcAATTGATGCAcacctgctgctaaaatataggatttaatctgcctctagctaccaagcAATCTCGGTGGTATGGTGGTAAGACGTCTGATCAACGGTTGTggattcaaatcccacccgagtaatatgcagtggggtttttcttcacagaactttgGAAATTCCTGAAtacacagtgctttacacacgaCAGTGTTTGGGCAAAACCCAAATATTATAACTTTAGTATCAACAAAATGATAAGTTTGATTCTCGTTTGTGTTGGGTAATTTATTCCAAATtgacttaaaaacaattacaaaacaaactacTCACTTTCTGTTTTTTGTGTGGCTCTATTTCTACAACAGGTGTCTTCTTAGGCGGTCTGTGGTGAAATCTTTTATCTGGTGGATCTGGGACAATGCTTTCTAATTTCATGCGGTGACTAAAATTATTTATCAGAGTGATGCTCACAGACTGTGGAGAACCCTGCAATGGTTGATACAAATTCATCGGTGACTGGT
It encodes:
- the LOC139935882 gene encoding transmembrane protein 131-like — translated: MAVFGRNELHTNGMAHMWLTLALSILQLLPAHFDTAKAQGQAFVQSDFNELRHLVEEVTLNKGDLTNQGLNIHDKNSVKTLGLGLYKQWSLDLSLQPPMLDFGEHAIGMPEIATVRVFNPHPENTLRMLSISGSTPHFHCSFFQEKVVSPGSNTTFEIVFLPRVPGNAENTIFIHTSAGTCPYQVFGVGVPNPYRLRPFLGARVPINTSYSPLITMHNPYSSGLMVTEMYSSGGELHLELPTGSPEAPQNLWEIPPYTTRSVMRASFTGRVESNHTAFIRIKTNHTRNRRVDQEENELLMLPVEVEVSSAPGIYSSLEMLDFGTLRSLDAPKVLPLHLLNTSPKSVQIVSISSMRANNAIMIDFKPQVLKPSDTHTKVAEVTFHPLKANTSRLWSGKIIVKTKDKNLKLQIPYQSHVLQGTLSCDQQSKLFQLSSQLVDSGETVIKPLVLTNYFNFTLVIHQISFPEEVHSILKVSGFDEVLTIKPQETDSSLSIIFSPNASTKPIETTLRLGTNASMFSMGIHVYTGNLQYSIHSEDEISFDFGVMSIGNQNSMLFTLINNNPIDIPIQSFSCDLDDCEAMVLGVGVVESEHHTNKEDIFSIKRRSLVIQKNHFAVLRLDVKAPLTEGQYFGGVVVETPHNRMSIEVKLRTVEGCLAVKPESIILRPAFPGSPQSVSITLINNFSHRMKLESIVPDPPDKRFHHRPPKKTPVVEIEPHKKQKVGRIVFDPRLACDIEEMCYVGLSTQSLNGEVWLSSLALPDETQDVDRLFYSHLHNRWLGLEQMGKTIFNTTLKINSNLVKDMEIPVTAVLEWPRLIRKDKIEFPLTYIENTSISEVQILNPSDTLIIVQLLPIALYQEPTSVLDFLSDRFDPELIETDDPGVFYLANKTDKDSPGKCLKNTSCGAIEETFGVKPNRTALTFAIKPRQNVTVSIGFKPSDGRERISLVLIRNNLTILDAFMVRGQGARGELRFNSKIPSASSNLLFELKPTHLVDCDRSSPKARVPPNFTVKRSFTLKNTGQLPIHIKTFKINGYDCDGYGFRVLQCRPMELEPNETKRLDIAFTPDFTMSRITRQLKVLTYSQEELEYTLIATLPLHMLSICSSALPRPQWEHLLYIISVILMGILFLGILTASYLEALRLTEPMAVRVSAEENGEVSKLKRFDLRNIASGIKIGGGGGGASGGGGAKTGSSGGVLSNLGEKFSFRQRRSSSPSSNASSVANNTRHSEPKSQSERRLSPDKDRVKVNSWVNGNAYNSSKQSNSFNTPNSSATPSPSDVPSRKSSKSRRRPAEADWSDYPNSRENNNRHPDYHSSTFVEELSSATVEDPHGHEPENLDLDTSVHKLAKNSKRKSKPTTNKRDEQEKKITGSKRKEEMMREGVDRDDSSSISTESSNTESDPSDKSGKQHFHQADGEPAWASSKPKHKTHSAGGMGLDDFKFEDVKSRTKPRKNTKDDPAFYGDVCRPSTLELPYVPHSEAGRRVKQNSKEPTSPHSIAAKVAAKATKKALKTAKLEHVVLKPTDGASETASTPSSDVDKDSPPPLWEQAKPMPSSQGRQLPVQAKHPDQPSGSRRGSKSSSKSSQFPESAAAGGAGSRPSSYSKAVAGAANNNSLDVTPPQEGKKKAKLVKTKSMPEKTSAFTAVGDSTGHPGTIGSKGMSQKSKTWPWPGQTNQPETLDSTSDTSSTTSTGPSSPGVFVLPQSQPKMRKPMSAEGFNGGSSKFPFANQGNTYPPNMWENTREQRYDIPPTPMTGFTPREVQPPRTQPLKGTIGDWHGLGVSMPSSSTNSLWQPGPSYTDASWSTETGSPRAPSQATNFYSASSNPWSFEDVPTTPPSNTSWNSSSELFPSSIWSNPSSSNNSSLLDGTPNISTQESQYSPFNSFRSLWGNTFSGLGNAGSSWSSGNNDPKH